Sequence from the Fulvivirga ligni genome:
TATCATTTTCAGAATGCCTTGCTTACCGTCTTCAATGGTTGGGCTATGCTGTATATAATCATCTTTTATCAGTATATCTGCCAGTTCTTTATTGCTCTTACCTATTATTTTAGAGTAAAAATCAATTACTATTTCTTTATTATTCTTCATTTGAATTCTGTTATCGCGCGCCAGATAATGCGCGCAGGGTTATGAGTTGATATTGTTATCAACTTTTTAAAATTATTAAAATTTGGATGTTGGAAGGCGGGCACACCTGTGACTTGTGCAAGGTCAGTGCTTTACTGAACCACCTTCTTAAAAGGGTGCCTTAATGTAAGGCTTAGATATGTGAAGAATAAATAACAGAATATAAATTTAGATATATGAATGAAAGGATACAAGTCTTAATGTCCTAATAATAAATATTCCTTCAAAGTATCCGTTTTAGGATTTTCAAAAACCGAATTGGGTGTACCCTGCTCTATCACCTCTCCAAAATACATAAACACCACATAATCAGCTAACCGTTTAGCTTGCCTTAATATATGAGTTACTAAAATGATTGAGAACTCCTCGCTCAGCTCTTTAAACTGTTCCTCAATCCTTCTGCTGGAAATAGGATCCAGGGCAGATGTAGGCTCATCTGCAAGAATAACTCTTGGCTCTACCGCCAAACCTCTGGCCAAACACAAACGCTGCTGCTGCCCTATAGAAAGTCGACCTGCCGAGCTCTTGAGCCGATCCTTTACCTCTTCCCACAAGCTCACTTTCTTCAAATAAAACTCCACTCTATCTTCTAACTCGGACTTACCATTAATACCTTTTAACTTTAGGGCGTATTTAATATTCTCAC
This genomic interval carries:
- a CDS encoding phosphate ABC transporter ATP-binding protein; translated protein: MTQTINNHIATAPELDLHATAAHRHKTLIRVKDLNLWHGSQQTLKSINLDIEDKGIAVLLGPSGCGKTTLLKTFNRLSDLYPDVSQRGQILLEGKNIFDKNVDVYDLRQKMGLLSQKPQPLPGTISENIKYALKLKGINGKSELEDRVEFYLKKVSLWEEVKDRLKSSAGRLSIGQQQRLCLARGLAVEPRVILADEPTSALDPISSRRIEEQFKELSEEFSIILVTHILRQAKRLADYVVFMYFGEVIEQGTPNSVFENPKTDTLKEYLLLGH